The DNA window CGCTGAACTCGATCCGGCTCACGCCCGCGAACTTGAAGCCGTGGAAGATCCGCTGGTTGACGATCACATTGTCGGCGACGCGGCCGTCCGCGAACTTGACCGTCGGATACGGCACCGATGCGTTGAAGCCTCCGACTTGCACGACTTCCACGAACGACCCGGCGGGCACCTTCAGCGGGTAGCCCTTTTTGACCGTGCCGGTCGCCCGGGTGGTGACGAAGTCCGCCGCAATTGCGAACGGGGCGCTCAAGCACACCAAAATAAATAGGGATTGCCGCAGTGTTTGATAGAGCATGCGAAAAGTATGACGTCGAAATCCGAGCCCTATTCGAAGCAACTTCTCCGAAAACGGAGCACCAAAAGTTTGAATCGGGCGCGATTGACAGGATCCGGTCCACCGGCTGCCGAACCGATGATCCGAGAATGTAGCCTCGGCGACACGGACGTTCGTCGTCATCGTGATGGTCTGTCATTCCCTACAAAACCGGGCAGTAGCAAACCCCAAATTGCATGGCGCGACCCCTTCAGTCCTCACATCCAATCGAATAGACGTAAATACCGCCGATGTCATCGGGCGCATCGGGCCCGATCTTCTTTTTCTCGAATACAAATCCAGCCTCAGCCAGTAACTCCTCGTACTCTTCACAAGACAGCTTGAAGTCGCCAACCTCACGCAGCCCAGAGTCAAGTGCCGCCTCCTCGAGTTTGACGAGCTCTTGGTGACCATGCCGCCTCGCCTCCTCAATGACGAAGGTGTGGAAATCAACAAGCGCTTCACGCCGATCTTCAGCGCTCGTTTTATCGTATGAGCGAAGAAACTCATCCCCTACAATATATCTCCCTCCTCGCTTGAGGTTTCGTCTGACATTTCGAAAGTAATCTTCTTTGTCGTATGGCTTGACATGATGGTCAGCGAATGCTGAAAAAATGTACTCAAATTCTCCATCTGGATCGTATCGTCGGCTATCCTCGTTCACAGCACGCGCCTTGATGTTGCGCAACTCCCCTTCGGTACATGTGGTGTCGATGATATGTCCCAATAGATTATAACACGCCCAATCCAACTCAACTGCAGTCAAATCCAAATTCTCCCTTCGAAGAATACGCTTCGTAAAAAGCCCAGTCCCCGCACCAAACTCCAGCACCCGAATTTGCTTCTCCTTATCATCTCGGCGTTTCTCAAACTGGGAAATCATCTCGTCCACCATCTCGAGGTAGAAAACGTGCTTCTCCTCGTGCTGATGATAATGATGTATGTCGATGTATGCGGACATCTCAACCTGTTTGCGCAACGACCTGACCTTCATTTCAGGCTGCCGGAAGGTAGCCTCGACCAAGCCGGCGTCATCCGGGTTTCCAGACACTGACACGGCCGCCTTTATGATCCCGCCAAGAGCGTCTTCGTGGGCAGAAATCTCATCTTTCTCCGTGTGAAATGTGATCACTCTCGAAACATGTTCGTTTCCGCTGTCCTCGTATTTGGCAAGCACTCTGGCAGCAATATCTCCAATTACCGAAAAGTCGTAGTTGAAATCCGGAAATCCCTTCGTGAGGTTCTCAAAAGAGATCGAGTAGACATTATACTGCTTTGCATGGTCACGAAGAATATGAACGTTTTCTTCCATCTGCGAAGGCGACTGAAAAACAAACACCCGCGTACTGTTCTTATCGGTACTGTTTCGAATAGTCTGCCCAATTCTCCCCTTCCAGAACCTCTCCTCTACGTCAATAACCGCCAAAGCTTTGACTGTCGCCTTGTCCCTTTTCAAGAGGTTGATTAGATAACGGGGGTAAGCGTCATATGACAAGGATATCGACCCCGATCTAGCGCGCAGATCTCCGATCGTACAGACTTGCTCACGGATCGACTCAATAACAATTCCCCGAAAATACTTGTTCCCTTCCATTTCGGAATGCCGACTCAAGCCCGACACGCCGTTCTCAAACTCGGCGCTTACGGCTTCCAGGTCCACCTTCCATGCCGACCCTTCCCTTGACATCCCTTCAGAGATTTTCTCGCTCAGCCTTTCCCACCACACTGATATCTGCTCCGACAACCAGTTCTCATCTTGGGGATCTTTACGAAGGCTATTGATCTTCTTAACGATTTGCGTGACTCCTTCCTCGCTGAATTCCACAGACTGAAACTGGGAGAGCGGTCCATCAAGATCAGCCCTCCCCATGTCGAATAGCAGCGGGCACACGACTGCCTGAGATGATATCTTTGAGATTGCACCTGCTTCAAAAAGGAGCCACGGAGACGATGCGTTCTCTGGTGTGACGCAGAAGATTCCCATATTGATTTCACCGAGACTGTCGGCGATGGCATTTGCCCATCTAGTGCCGGGTTCGACGTCCTCCTCAGAGAGCCATGGGGTGATATTCTGAAGAACCCGCGGCAACCACTCGTGCAGGGCATTTGCAATGACACGACTCCGTTGCCCAGACCAACTGATAAATATTTTCATTGAATTAGATTCATACATTCCTAAGTGGCTCCTCTTCGCACGCTCTGAAATCACCCTAAGAAAGTTGCTCGTCTCGTCAAGATTGCACCGAAATGAGCCGAATCCATGGAACAACTCAGTTCGAGCCTTTTCATGGCGGAGCTACCTAGCGATATCGACATAAGCGGGGATCCGCGCGACAGACACCCGCGCGGAAATTTCGCACGATGCAGGCTACTTCGTGAATCGGGAAGAAGCCTGCCCCGATATCTTCAGGATTGCGGACAACTCTAGATCCCCAACCATCCTGATCTTTCGTGAAGTCCCCGACCTCTCTGCTACTAGTCGCCATAAACTCTTACATTGGCACCCTAACCACCGAACCCGTTTATTGAGCCAGCTAGGCAATTCGCACCGATGCCGAACCACTCGAATTCGGCATGTGGAAGTGCCTGTCCGCGTCATCCTGCAGGGCTGCGGGATCATGGTTGGGGTCTGGCGTTCGCCGGGGCGGGGCAGAGCGCCTAGATCACGAATCTCGGGAGGACGGGCCGATATCTCGATCGTGCACCGCAGACAATCTCAAGCTACGCGTCAGGAGCTCGACTCACCACTACTGTCAGGACTTCGAGGCCGATTGGTTTGTTTTAGCCGAGGGAAGCCTGCCCTTTTCGCTAAGGTTAGTTTTCCAAACGCACTCCGCGTGAGGCCGATCCATCGCAGCCGAGATGGGTTACCAATCGCACCAAGCCGGGACCAGCAGCAGCCTTTCCTCAACGCTCACGGACCCGGAACGCCGAGCTTGGCCGGACCAAAGGGAGCATCGAGACGGAGCTTCTTGTTGAGCGTTCCGGTGAAGGGCTGCTCGCTGGGATGGAACTTCAGCCGCGTGCCGCCGGTGACGTGGTTCATCGCCTTCTCGAGGCTGCCGTAGGCGGTGTCGTAGCTGCCGATTCCCGACATCGGGTCGCCCGGCTCCCAGCCGATCCACTGGCCATCGACCCGCAGCGTCGGCCAGTTGACGACTCCCCCGAGTTGGGCATCGACCGCCTGGCCAATAATGTCGCCGATCCATTGGTTCGCCATTCCGTCCAACCTCTCGTTGCAAATCACCGCGATGTCGACTCCGGGAACGGTCGAGGAATCGATGATCGTCGAACTGCTTCCCGGCATGTCGCCGATCCACCGTTGGTCATAGTCCTCCATGTAAGAGAGCAGCGATGCGGCGCTCGCGACGATGAAGGTCGATCCATACATTGCCTCGTTGTTCATGCCACCGTAGGGCATCGGCACGTTGTTGAAATCCGGGTCGTAGAGATTGGCCGACTCCACCTCGGAGAAGTAGTGGGGTTCACGCAGCCCGAGGGCGCTGAACGGCTGGGCGAGGTAGAAGTCGGTGACCGGGACCCACCGGCTCTGACCCACGAGGTTCTGGCGCAGGTAGGTGTAGTAGTTCTGCCCGGTCAGTTCCTCGATCACCATGACCAGAACGTTGAAGCTGAAGTTGGAATAGACCGCTTCCCCTTCGTCATCCCCCGCACCCGGATCGGTCGCGAGGTTCCGCCCGAGCGCGTAACGCGTCATCTCCTCGAGCGTGACCGGCGGCGGATGGCCTTCATCGCCGTCGAGACCCATGGCCTCGTAGATCTGCTGGGTTTCCCAGACGTGGTCGGTCGCCCAGCCCGCCTTCATGTCGACGAGATGTTTCACCGTGATCTGTTTCATGCGCTCGTCCTGGAGCGACGGCCACGGATCGATGTCGAGAATTCCCCCGCCCTCCTGTCCAAGGTCGAAAACGGGGGTGTTCTCATCGAGCCCTGCGGCCTTGAGCTTGTTGATCGATTCGATCACGAAAACCTTCGAGACGCTCGCGAGCCGCATGGTCGCGTTTTCCGGCAGCGGCTGGGTTTTGCCCGAGTTCCTCCACCCATACCCGCGCTGGTAAATCACCCGCCCATCCTTGGAGATGCCAACGGTGCAACCGTTGATGCCGAAGTCGTCCATCTTCTCGAGGACAATGCTATCGACGAAGGCGAAAGTCGGATCCGGATGCCCGCTGATGGGAGGATTGTATGCGGAAAGTTCAGCCGACATGGAGAGGACGGCGAGGGCGGCGGCAAGGGGTGCGTAGTTCGGTAGTTTCATGATGGTTGGTCGTTTGGGATTCGGATTTGGGAGTGTGACCGGCGCCCGTCTCTTCGCAGTTCGGGGACGCCGGTTTCAAAAGATGGCAAATTCGATCGGGCGTGCTCATTCCACGACGGCATCCAGCCGCAGCGAGCGGTAGGTCGCGGGATGACTCAGGCGGACACCCGCCTGCGGAACCGGATAGGTCTGGCCGAGGATCTTCACGTTGGCGCCCGCGGGAACGGCGGCGTCGGCCTGCTCGAGGTCGTAGTAGGCGCGGTCGGCGGTGCCCGCCAGATTGTTGGCGCTACGGTAAACGTAGTGGGACTCGGGGAGGAAATCATCCAGCACCAGTCCGCCGTAGCCATACTGGTAGTCGACCCCGGGATTTCCCCAATCCTTGTTCATCGATGCCAGACGGAAGAGGATCTGCCGGACACCGGTCGCGCTGAGGTGCGGATGCTCCGACCAGAACGCCACCGTGGCACCCGCCGCGTTCGGAGCCGAGCAGCTCGTGCCGCTGAAGCCCCCTTCGGTGATCAGCGTGGTCGTCGACGTCGGCGCGCAGATGTCCGGCGCCTGGTTCCCGCTGTTGGTCGGTCCGTGGCTGCTGTAGCTGGTGAGCACGTCGGCGCCAGGCGGCTCGTTGTAGTCGTTGCGATGAACGGCACCGACCGAGATCGCGTTCGCATGCGTGACGTTTGTCGGGCACTCGATCGAGCTGGCGGCCACGGCATAGGTCAACGGCTGCTTCTCAACGAAGATCTCGAACTCGGGCGTGTTGCCGTCGTAGTGATGGATCGCGATGTAGACGTCCACCGGATCCTCGGACTCATTCGTCCAGCTCAGATACTCGAACCCGCTGGCGGCGATGGATGAGTCGAGAAGTTGGTCGTTCGAGTCGAAGAGATAGAGGTCGTAGTCATCGTTGTCGGGCGAGCCGTCCCACTGCAGCGAGACCGCCACCTTGCTGTTGTCGTTGTCGCCGTCGGCGTTGTTCGCGGCCACCGTGATGAAGTTCTTCTCGTCCGCGCCGGACCAATGGTGCCAGTCGTCGGCATCCGGATCGCTGAAGTCACCCTGCCAGTGCTTCAGCGCCTCGTTCCCCGCGGTGGTGAAGAAGAGCATACCCTCGTCGAGCGCCGCGACCACCGCCTCACAGTAGACCCCCGAATTGTCGTCCCATCCGGTATTGTGCGGACCGAGCGAGCAGGTGATGACGTCGACGTCGTTCGCGATGGCATCGTCGACCGCAGCCGCGAACTGGGTGCCTCCCGAGGTCCTGTAGATGAAGTAGGTCGCACCGGGAGCATGGTCATAGACGGCTTCGACACACGCCGTGCCGTGGATGTTGTCGTTCGCCTCCAGACCGTTGCCGGTGAAGTCGATCGCGGTGTAGGCACCCGGAGCGGTCCCGGAGTTCGACACCGCGGCAAGACCGGTGAAGCCGCTGTCGATGATCGCCACCTTGATGCCGGTGCCATCGCCGCCGCCGACCTGATAACCGAGAGATTTCACGAGCGCCGGGCCTTCGTCGTTGGTGGTCTCCTTCGTGACCCCGGACACCTGGTAGTCGTTGCCGAGCTTGGCGGAGAACGGGATCAGATCCGCGGCCTTGAGCCAGCCGTCGGCGCGGTTCCCTCGCACGAGATTGATCTCGAGTCCGAGGTCGCGGAGAAGGTCCGGATCGATCTCCGGCTTGGGATCCCCGTTCATCACGATCTCCACCTGGATCTTGCCGTCGGCGCGATGGGCCAGCCCCTTGCGCCGGATCATCTTCTGGACCTGTTCCCGGTCCGCACCCTTCTGGAATCGGCCGATCTGATGCAGGGCCGATGACATGCGGGTTCCCGGCGGAGTCTTCTCCTCGAGGACTCGGCGCCACACCGGCCCCCGCTCATCCGGACGAGGCTCCGCACGTTGATCCGGGCGCTGTTGGGCGCCCCCCAGGCAGGCGGTGGCAATGATCGTGCCGATGGTGACCGGCAGACAGTTGAAGGCGAATCGGGATTGCATGGTCGGATTGACGGATGAGGTTGCTTGGGCCGCCGGTTGGTCCCGCGGATGCGGTTGGCGCCATCCCCCATTCGCCATCCCGGGCAGCCGATTTCAAATTTGCCGGCATTTTTCCCGGATGCCTGAAATCCGGTTCGGCCGGGGCCAAATCCCCAGCGCATCACCGACCCTTCACGCCTTCCAGTCGGGAACGCAGCGGGCCAAGTCCCACATCAACCGGTCGAGGGCCGGTCCGATCCCGGGAGTCCGGGCATTGGTCATCGCGGCCCAGCACATGCCGGAGGCGGTAATGACGGCAATGGACGCCGTTCCGGGAAGACTGCCATTGTGCCAGCGGTTCGGCACCTGATTGACCGCCCAACCGCAGGCATAGCGGGGATTCGCGGTGCTGGCCGTGAACATCCGCTCGCCGGAGGGTTGCTTGAGCACATCTGCGCGGACTTTCCCGCCATCGACCCGCACCAGAATGTTGATCAACTCCGATGGCCGGGCGATCCAACCGCCGTGCGCATCCATGCGCCGGACATTCATGGCATACGGACGGTCGCCGTTACGCGAGTGATAAACGACCTCGCCCGGACGTCGTTCGTCGCGTGTGTTGCCGGCGATCTCCATGCCATCGATCCCGCAACGCTTGAGCAACCGGTCCTTCACGCAACCTTCGTAGGAGACACCCGCAGCCTTCTCGATGATCCGACCCAACAGGCAGTAGCCGAAGTTCGAGTAGGCATACTGCTCCCCCGGATCGTGCTGCAGGGGATCGTCGCGCAGCGTACTCTCGATCAATGCCGCATGATCGAGCTTCGGGTTGCGGAACATCGGATCGTTCCGCTGGTTTCCCCAACCGCCGCCGGTGTGGGTGAGGAGGTGGTGCACGGTGAGCGAGCGAAGCCGGGGCGTGAGTTTGAGTTCAGGGATTTCCATCCCCAACCGGCCTTGCGGACCGAGGACCTTGTCGTCCAAAGCCAGCTTCCCGTCTTCCATCAGTTGGAACAAGGCGATCGAGGTCAGGGGTTTCGAAACACTGGCGATGCGGAAGCGGTGATCGGCTGTCAGTTCCTCGCGCGACTCCGCATCGGCAAAGCCGTAGCTCGTCGAAAACGAAGGCCGTTCGCGATGGGCGAAGGCAATGGAAAGCCCGGGGACCTTGAAGTCGCCCATGAATTTCCGGGCGAGCTTCTCCATCGAGGCACGCTGCGCGTCGGTCGGCTTCGGGACCTCGTCGGCCGCCACGCGGGAAGGAAGGATTGCCCCTCCTGCAGCGGTGGCGAGCTGTAGCAAGCACCGGCGGCGTGAAACGGTTGGCGACGACATGACCCGACCATTCCCAACGCCGGTTCACCACTCCGCCTATCAGATCCCATGACATCGGGAGCTCCGGCTCGGCTTGCGGCGGGGTTTTCCGTTCGGCAAGGTCGGGCGGGATGGAGTCCGGATTTTGGCAACGGGGTGGCGTCTGGGCAGTGATCCAGTGGCTACTGATGCCGGCCTTTGTCGCCGCCGGGCCGATATGGCGCGAACAGTGGTCCGGGAACGTGAGTGTCTGGATCGCCGTCCCCCTCTTCCTCGCCGGTGCCCTTTTCGGCATCACCGCGAAGGCCACGCTCGGCCGCTACCGGACCATCTTTCCGCAGCCGCTTCCCGATTCACAACTCGTGCGCCACGGGCCTTATGCCATCGTCCGACACCCGCTCTACACCAGCCTCGTGCTCCTGTCGCTGGCGTGGGCGCTCGGCTGGCGCAGCTTTCCCGGTCTCGGACTTGCGTTGGCGATGTTCGTCCTCCTCGACGCCAAGGCCCGACTCGAGGAACGGCTCCTACGAGAGAAGTTTCCTGATTACGACGACTACGCCAGTCGGGTGAAGCGGCTGTTCCCGTGGCTTTACTGAGAGCCCCGTCAGTCCCGCCACGCGATGCGATAAACGGCCCCTCGCGAGGTGCGATAGGTTGTGCCGAGCCAATACAGATTGCCGTCCGGACCGACCGCCAGGGACGCCGGCTTGCGCGCCGAGGTCAGGAACACCGGATCCTGCTTGGGATCCTTCGGCAGACCTACACCTGACGCAAACGGCACGACCTTCCCGCCTCGCCCGGGAGTAAGACGGTGGATCGCTCCGGGTCGGTCGTTGTTGAATCCCCACAGCGCCACGAAGTAGCTGCCGTGATACTCCTCGGGGAACGACCCTCCCTTCGGATACCAAGCCCCGCCGGTGACCAGCCAATCGAGCTTCCCGATCGCCGCATCCGCGACCGGCTCGGACCGACGGCCGACATAGCTCTCCTTCCACGCGGGGATCAGTCCGGTGTCCAAGCTCACTCCGAAGTTCGCGCCTGCCTCCAACTTGTAGATCGCGGCCTTACGACGACCGGAACAGTCGTTGAGCAGCATCGTGCCGGTCGAGGGATCCAGCGCGAGCGCGTACGGGTTCCGCAGACCCAACGCGTAGATGGACCGGTGGGCTCCACGAGTTTCTCCACGGAACGGGTTGTCATCGGGAATCGATCCGTCGCGGTTGAGGCGCAGGACCTTGCCGGTGAAGGTCTCCAGCGACTGGACGGAGTCATGCTTGCGGTCGAATCCGTCGCCGGTCGTGACGTAGAGTTTCCCGTCGGCCCCGAAGAGGACCGCTCCCCCGTTGTGACTGCCGCCGGTTTCACCACCTTCACGAAAGGGAAGATCGATGAGCACCTTCTCGCTCCCGTCTACGGCACGCATCGTACCGTCGGTGGTCAGGGTGAAACGGCTGAGCCGGTTGTGTCGCGGAGCGTCGTGCATGTAGAACACGTAAAGATACGGCTCCCCCGGAAACTCCGGATCGAAGGCGAAACCGCGCAGCCCTCCGGACCGATGGCC is part of the Haloferula helveola genome and encodes:
- a CDS encoding TIR domain-containing protein, with translation MKIFISWSGQRSRVIANALHEWLPRVLQNITPWLSEEDVEPGTRWANAIADSLGEINMGIFCVTPENASSPWLLFEAGAISKISSQAVVCPLLFDMGRADLDGPLSQFQSVEFSEEGVTQIVKKINSLRKDPQDENWLSEQISVWWERLSEKISEGMSREGSAWKVDLEAVSAEFENGVSGLSRHSEMEGNKYFRGIVIESIREQVCTIGDLRARSGSISLSYDAYPRYLINLLKRDKATVKALAVIDVEERFWKGRIGQTIRNSTDKNSTRVFVFQSPSQMEENVHILRDHAKQYNVYSISFENLTKGFPDFNYDFSVIGDIAARVLAKYEDSGNEHVSRVITFHTEKDEISAHEDALGGIIKAAVSVSGNPDDAGLVEATFRQPEMKVRSLRKQVEMSAYIDIHHYHQHEEKHVFYLEMVDEMISQFEKRRDDKEKQIRVLEFGAGTGLFTKRILRRENLDLTAVELDWACYNLLGHIIDTTCTEGELRNIKARAVNEDSRRYDPDGEFEYIFSAFADHHVKPYDKEDYFRNVRRNLKRGGRYIVGDEFLRSYDKTSAEDRREALVDFHTFVIEEARRHGHQELVKLEEAALDSGLREVGDFKLSCEEYEELLAEAGFVFEKKKIGPDAPDDIGGIYVYSIGCED
- a CDS encoding serine hydrolase domain-containing protein, with amino-acid sequence MKLPNYAPLAAALAVLSMSAELSAYNPPISGHPDPTFAFVDSIVLEKMDDFGINGCTVGISKDGRVIYQRGYGWRNSGKTQPLPENATMRLASVSKVFVIESINKLKAAGLDENTPVFDLGQEGGGILDIDPWPSLQDERMKQITVKHLVDMKAGWATDHVWETQQIYEAMGLDGDEGHPPPVTLEEMTRYALGRNLATDPGAGDDEGEAVYSNFSFNVLVMVIEELTGQNYYTYLRQNLVGQSRWVPVTDFYLAQPFSALGLREPHYFSEVESANLYDPDFNNVPMPYGGMNNEAMYGSTFIVASAASLLSYMEDYDQRWIGDMPGSSSTIIDSSTVPGVDIAVICNERLDGMANQWIGDIIGQAVDAQLGGVVNWPTLRVDGQWIGWEPGDPMSGIGSYDTAYGSLEKAMNHVTGGTRLKFHPSEQPFTGTLNKKLRLDAPFGPAKLGVPGP
- a CDS encoding S8 family serine peptidase, translating into MQSRFAFNCLPVTIGTIIATACLGGAQQRPDQRAEPRPDERGPVWRRVLEEKTPPGTRMSSALHQIGRFQKGADREQVQKMIRRKGLAHRADGKIQVEIVMNGDPKPEIDPDLLRDLGLEINLVRGNRADGWLKAADLIPFSAKLGNDYQVSGVTKETTNDEGPALVKSLGYQVGGGDGTGIKVAIIDSGFTGLAAVSNSGTAPGAYTAIDFTGNGLEANDNIHGTACVEAVYDHAPGATYFIYRTSGGTQFAAAVDDAIANDVDVITCSLGPHNTGWDDNSGVYCEAVVAALDEGMLFFTTAGNEALKHWQGDFSDPDADDWHHWSGADEKNFITVAANNADGDNDNSKVAVSLQWDGSPDNDDYDLYLFDSNDQLLDSSIAASGFEYLSWTNESEDPVDVYIAIHHYDGNTPEFEIFVEKQPLTYAVAASSIECPTNVTHANAISVGAVHRNDYNEPPGADVLTSYSSHGPTNSGNQAPDICAPTSTTTLITEGGFSGTSCSAPNAAGATVAFWSEHPHLSATGVRQILFRLASMNKDWGNPGVDYQYGYGGLVLDDFLPESHYVYRSANNLAGTADRAYYDLEQADAAVPAGANVKILGQTYPVPQAGVRLSHPATYRSLRLDAVVE
- a CDS encoding serine hydrolase domain-containing protein: MAADEVPKPTDAQRASMEKLARKFMGDFKVPGLSIAFAHRERPSFSTSYGFADAESREELTADHRFRIASVSKPLTSIALFQLMEDGKLALDDKVLGPQGRLGMEIPELKLTPRLRSLTVHHLLTHTGGGWGNQRNDPMFRNPKLDHAALIESTLRDDPLQHDPGEQYAYSNFGYCLLGRIIEKAAGVSYEGCVKDRLLKRCGIDGMEIAGNTRDERRPGEVVYHSRNGDRPYAMNVRRMDAHGGWIARPSELINILVRVDGGKVRADVLKQPSGERMFTASTANPRYACGWAVNQVPNRWHNGSLPGTASIAVITASGMCWAAMTNARTPGIGPALDRLMWDLARCVPDWKA
- a CDS encoding isoprenylcysteine carboxylmethyltransferase family protein, whose product is MESGFWQRGGVWAVIQWLLMPAFVAAGPIWREQWSGNVSVWIAVPLFLAGALFGITAKATLGRYRTIFPQPLPDSQLVRHGPYAIVRHPLYTSLVLLSLAWALGWRSFPGLGLALAMFVLLDAKARLEERLLREKFPDYDDYASRVKRLFPWLY
- a CDS encoding PQQ-dependent sugar dehydrogenase — translated: MRRIRCLFSLALLGFSTAFGSALPEGFVEERFVDNLRSPSAMAFGPGGNLFVAERVVGELRMVNAKGKLRAEPVLRVLTPRKRDGSMLDGRGHRSGGLRGFAFDPEFPGEPYLYVFYMHDAPRHNRLSRFTLTTDGTMRAVDGSEKVLIDLPFREGGETGGSHNGGAVLFGADGKLYVTTGDGFDRKHDSVQSLETFTGKVLRLNRDGSIPDDNPFRGETRGAHRSIYALGLRNPYALALDPSTGTMLLNDCSGRRKAAIYKLEAGANFGVSLDTGLIPAWKESYVGRRSEPVADAAIGKLDWLVTGGAWYPKGGSFPEEYHGSYFVALWGFNNDRPGAIHRLTPGRGGKVVPFASGVGLPKDPKQDPVFLTSARKPASLAVGPDGNLYWLGTTYRTSRGAVYRIAWRD